Within Vicia villosa cultivar HV-30 ecotype Madison, WI linkage group LG1, Vvil1.0, whole genome shotgun sequence, the genomic segment gcaacactccaaaagcgcAATTTCTAAGACTGATTGAaaaagctatccacatgcaaacctgatcggtcaccaatttcacttatactccacaaattatttggtaaaaatcggtcatttcgataacactgtgaatggtttgttctttgttttaagtAGTTATTTCATGTTTTGTTAATCTAATAGTTAGTGGTAATTTTTAGTAGAATAGTTATTTTTGATCACtttgttggtagttattggttatttcaggtgtaagaaagaatcgccgaaaaaatgggacgagaacagaagaaaacGAAGCCAAAAAGGCAAAGAAAGTAGCTGACgtgggcgccagtgtcgtgggacatggccatgtcagctgaaaaagaagaaaaaaagctgTTGGGAGCAaacagaggctgacacgggcgccagtgtcgtgggacacggccgtgtcagctgataCATGGAAAAATGCTGTTTGAAGAGAAAccagaggctgacacgggcgccagtgtcgtgggacacggccgtgtcagctgttgcGGCAAGAAATTGATTTTTTAAGCTGTTTCATTATTCcaagtctcattaagggcgttttcgactttttacatgaatggaatgtaacctaacactacttagtcctagtttgagagttttttggattatcttggatcattgaAGATAGAAAATTACAGAGAAAGGAGAGCTTACAAGGGTTTGGAGAGGATCTTCAAGAACAATAGCAATCGGGGATCAAATCAATCCATAAATTCTTGTAATGTTTACAATTTCCTTTGTTCTTTTCTtcattactatgagtagctaaacctatTTATGTTAGGGGGATGTCCCTGAATCGCTATTATGTAATGAATTAAGTACCATTGTTTTACGAATTTGAAGTTTCtatgaatttagtttattttcaaagtgtctcatgcttcattctattggaaaatattatgttgatttacggttaaggatAGGTCGGAAAAACCACTTTAACGCTTTTTGAATAATAACGTTACCGGTAAattgcttaggaataaggatttgacGGTATTGATCATCTATTCTAGGTTATTTTCACAAGGTTCTTGGTGCAAAAATTtagttgttaaggaattaaaactgaattttatttgccaaatagattttccgctaaggaattagggaaaattaatattaagaattGATACTAAATCATATTGACGACTCTTTCATAAAATAGCGGTTACGTGAATTACAAGGAAgttcatacatctaccttagcatattttctcatatttgttCCAAGTCAACTTTTACTTATTACTTCTTTTATATATCGTATTTTTAACTTAATCAAACCAACCAAAACCACACcccatgatattttgttcaattgaataattgtaaaacttgtatttcctacgcagtccgcgagttcgatactgggtatcaACCCCTATTtaaaactacatcggtgaaaaatagtacacttgctaattttccgatcaagtttttggcgccgttgccggggactgccaaaatataagtttaataataattcaattggatttttgttgctctgcaactaaaattttaattttctgttaTTTTATTTGCTCActactaataattgtctaatctttgtatgcgaggtaaagcctcagcagaatttctttttgacgcagagccagaacgatcgTTGCGAGCTAGATTTTGAAAAGCAAGACAAGAGAGACTGGAAGCGATAGAAGAAAATCTGATAGATTCGGAATCTGATAAAGAGGATACTTTTTCTGTTCATTCTGAGCACTCGGATTCGGAGGCTGAACCTATGGCAACTCCCGTAGAAAGAttgttaggtgattatggtggagcaaatgcaccagctggccggATGACAATCGTCAATCAACCGGTCGATGTTGCCCACTTTCAGTTACACCCGGCAACCATACGACAACTTGAGAAGAAACCTTTCTCTGGAAGAATTAATGAAGATGCCAACAAGCacttacaaaggtttcttactatgactACGTCGTTGAAAATAGAGGGGCATTCTGAAGAGGCAAAGAAACTAGTGATGTTTCCGTTCACTTTGTCAGatgatgctgaagagtggttctactctttACCAGCTGGAAGTATCACcacttggcaacaaatggagacaacatttttaaatgagtatttccctgcttctgtgtatatccgcaaaagatatgacatagtaaattttaaacaaaaggaaggagaatcactcggaGATGCATATAAGAGGTTCAAGCGGTTGTTGgttgcatgtcccactcataacatggatatgactgaacaaatgcagaattttgtgaatggtctTAAACTGAAGACAAAGCAACTTATTGACacagctgccggtggctcaacaaatttcaaaacagcCACGGAGATCAAGAAGATCATTGATGCTATCGCGGcaaatgaacacttggagttatatgaccgtagtgttaaTCAGCCTGAAGGgttaattgatttgaagttgtcaaatcaagttgttaagatggaagaccaaattgcggCTGAAGTTGAACGAAGACTAAAACAAATGGTTCTCGAGAAGAAAACTGTAGCACAGGTTCAACCAGCTCAGCCGATTCAAGCGGTAAATTGTGAgatatgtggaggacctcattttgccatgcattgtgtggcaacagcTCAACAGGTGGAGGAAATCAATTTTTTGAAGCAGAACAATCCCTACTCCAACACTTAcaatccaggatggaaaaatcatccgaatttctcCTGGAAAGATCGACAAGGGAATGTTCCTAAACAAGGAGCTGTGCCATACCAAAGTCTACCACCGCAACAACCATATCAGCAACCGCAACAACAATTTCAGCAACAGGGACCCAGAAAAGCAGACTGGGAGATcgccattgaaaagatggccgctcaaagttcccaatttcaagaagaaacaaggagcaATTTTCGAAACACGAGTGCCTCCATAAAAAATCTTGAGGTTCagatgagtcagatagcacaacaattCGCCAATTCTCAACCACAAGGTGCCTTACCAAGTGCAACTGTTACAAACCCAAGGGAGCATCAAAATGTGAATGTTATCTCAACAAGAAGTCTGAGGAGatcaaaaccagaagaaaaaaatgaaaccgAGTATGATGATGTCATCGAAGTAGATCTTGAAGTGCGTGAAAATAAGAAAGTTCCAGAGGAGGTGATACAACCTTTGAAGCCAactgaagagaagagaaaaaaagagcCGACACCATTGATTAAGTTGCCGTATCCTTCTCGAGTAGCAAAGAAGGAccaaaaagagaaagactttgagaagtttgccacatacttcaaaaagttagagatcaATATTCCGTTCTTTGATGCACTCGAGAAAATGCCAATgtacaagaaattcatgaaggaagTGATATCTAAAAAGAAACCAACAAGGGGTGAAGGGGTAGTTAAGAAGGAGAAATGTTGTGAAATCTCACTAGAGAAGAGAATACCTATGAAACAGAAAGATCCTGGATCGGTTGCAATACCGTGCACGATAAAAAATAGAACTTTCAAGAAGGTTCTAATTGATTCGGGTGCTAGTGTGAGCTTAATGCCGttatctatcttcaaaaagctcgATATAGAAAAGGTgagtgaaagaggaacaaagttaaaatttgcagatcacaccatgaagaggtcatatggggtggcagaagatgtattggtagaaattgaaaattttatttttccagttgattttgaaataatgGATATCCCTGAAGATGAAGAGACCCCTATTATTCTGGGTCGACCTTTCTTGCGCACTAGTCGTTGCAATGTCGATATTGAAAAAGGTACTCTGACtttgaaatcttttgatgaagaaataaCTCTGAAAGTGTTAGACACCAAGATGCAAGGTGAAAGTGGAGATAATCAATCTTCAGTTGGAATGATCCACATAGTAGGCGAAAGCAAAAGATTGGACCCAACCCCAAAAAAGGTCTCAAGCATAATCTCTCAGGTGGCAACATCTCATATAAAAACTCCAAAGTCCAATAAAGAAATCAAGGAAAGAAATAAAAAGGAACATTAAGGTAAGGAGATGGAAGTTGAAAGTGACTTGAGGCACAAAGTGGTTCATCCTTTAAATCTAGATGAGTTCTGGGTTGCGGAAAGGACAAGCAACATGGTGTGGAAGAGGAAGTATCCCCCATAATAGAagggaatggaccgtcgagccatgcgacattaaacgaagcgctttgtgggaggcaacccatggttTTAATAATGCAGGttactttttattttgttttcaaaaaaataaaaaaaaagtgggTCTCTCCGTtgaaagctaggaagcggcagctggagtcgcaataccctctgtgagttcaccctcgctatctcgaatttaaacattgaggtcaatgtttagttcaagtgtgggggggttttTATTGTATTCAGTTTTTAGATTCGGTTAATTGTGTTTGTTCCTAGTATTTCTATGCTATTATGTCTTCCATGTGTTATAGATTGATGTGAATTACCGGATGGTTGATGGAGTGGTAgtaaaaggatgaaagatccaacccaaGCTTGCACCTCAGGCATCCCTGGAAGTTGATACAACCAAAAATAATTGTTGGACGCAACTTGATGACACCGGACTGAGATTGAAAGTTGGTACATACGAACCGGAAAAGAAGCGACATTACACAATAAGCACTCGGGATCCTGTAAGCTACgcccaacatggtgagatcaTAAAAGCCAGAAATTTATCATCATGagagagtagtcaggtatgactttatcactttgaatttgcgtaagttttactcatatgacactacatgataacacacactgaggcacgttttttttttgttttcccttGAGCCTTTCTAGCCGTCCCTTATTTATGTTTACCCAttgcaaacccctttgagcctatatcccttgtttgtttttaaaaaaaaacccgcatatattaccccttggccaaaaaaagaaaaaaaaaaatcccTTTTACCCGTGCTCGGCATAAACGTTGTGGATGTAAAAATTGTGCaaaattctaagtttggggtggtgaaccttatacaaaaagggcaagtgtgaaAAAAATGTGGAGACTCGTGAATgcttcaaagaaaaaaaagaagaaaaataaatatatatagagCTCATAAAAACACACTTGTCCCGACTAAATGACTTGGTTACATTTGAAACACTCGAATAATTGAGTGAAGTTAAAAAGTCAATGTTAAACCCCAGTGTATTAAAATAAGCACAATGACAAGAAAAACAACATGATTGTCGAGCCCCCAAAACCTTTGTGTATCCGTTTCCTTGTTTATCCCACCTGTCCTAAGCCTCGTTACAacccaaagacctcaaaaagtgtgtgcaaagtgtttgtgtatgaaagtagaatttgttcaaatttaaaagttgatattgcatatcgtgatttatgagtgaattgcttttaaccgtgagagacttggtgagaagtgtgaaaaagcttacaggtgaagGAGAATTTTAATGTGAAAGTGGAGCGGAAAATTCGGGGAGTAAAAGCTAGCATGATTGACCGGAAGGGTGGAAGTCGAGTTGTGAAAAACACGGTTGTATTGTGGAAGCATAAATTTAGGGGTGGCCTTTGTTTGATGTCTCtggcattgcttgaggacaagcaacgagctaagtttggggttgtgatcggtcaccaatttcacttatactccacaaattatttggtaaaaatcggtcatttcggtaacactgtgaatggtttgttctttgttttaagtAGTTATTTCATGTTTTGTTAATCTAATAGTTAGTGGTAATTTTTAGTAGAATAGTTATTTTTGATCACtttgttggtagttattggttatttcaggtgtaagaaagaatcgccgaaaaaatgggacgagaacagaagaaaacGAAGCCAAAAAGGCAAAGAAAGTAGCTGACgtgggcgccagtgtcgtgggacatggccatgtcagctgaaaaagaagaaaaaaagctgTTGGGAGCAaacagaggctgacacgggcgccagtgttgtgggacacggccgtgtcagctgataCATGGAAAAATGCTGTTTGAAGAGAAACTagaggctgacacgggcgccagtgtcgtgggacacggccgtgtcagctgttgcGGCCAGAAATTGATTTTTTAAGCTGTTTCATTATTCcaagtctcattaagggcgttttcgactttttacatgaatggaatgtaacctaacactacttagtcctagtttgagagttttttggattatcttggatcattgaAGATAGAAAATTACAGAGAAAGGAGAGCTTACAAGGGTTTGGAGAGGATCTTCAAGAACAATAGCAATTGGGGATCAAATCAATCCATAAATTCTTGTAATGTTTACAATTTCCTTTGTTCTTTTCTtcattactatgagtagctaaacctatTTATGTTAGGGGGATGTCCCTGAATCGCTATTATGTAATGAATTAAGTACCATTGTTTTACGAATTTGAAGTTTCtatgaatttagtttattttcaaagtgtctcatgcttcattctattggaaaatattatgttgatttacggttaaggatAGGTCGGAAAAACCACTTTAACGCTTTTTGAATAATAACGTTACCGGTAAattgcttaggaataaggatttgacGGTATTGATCATCTATTCTAGGTTATTTTCACAAGGTTCTTGGTGCAAAAATTtagttgttaaggaattaaaactgaattttatttgccaaatagattttccgctaaggaattagggaaaattaatattaagaattGATACTAAATCATATTGACGACTCTTTCGTAAAATAGCGGTTACGTGAATTACAAGGCAgttcatacatctaccttagcatattttctcatatttgttCCAAGTCAACTTTTACTTATTACTTCTTTTATATATCGTATTTTTAACTTAATCAAACCAACCAAAACCACACcccatgatattttgttcaattgaataattgtaaaacttgtatttcctacgcagtccgcgagttcgatactgggtatcaACCCCTATTtaaaactacatcggtgaaaaatagtacacttgctaattttccgatcaaaacccttggagaaaacaaaagcaaagacaacacgcaaaccatttaatgctgcGTACAAGTGTTGAAGATAACGGTCAAGAATTCTGAagctatatatactcatgatcgtTTGAAGAAGATATACACACAAGAACACTGCAACTCTGAAatatcatcaagtgtgaagaaaaactctctgaaGCAAAAAGTCAGCTTTTTTAGAAGCAACTTTGTACACTGTCATCAGAAGTTACGTAGTAACTAAAGTCCTAGAGAGACCAGTTAGGTCaggagtctcaagaagtctaggactagttgagtcttagaagttaGTTAGTCACAGATAGTTGGTTTGTGCAGAATTGTTAGACACCAGCAGGTTGGctcgtgcaagtgtaatcaagtttgattatagtggattaagtcctcgttgagagaggcaaatcactATGTTGAGGGTGGATTGGAGGtaaccttattgagaaggtgagacaagataaaaataactgtgttcttGCTGTCTTTTATTCAAATCTTCAGAAAAAGAACCACTTATTCagccccccttctaagtgttttctcaaccttcattgATATCCATTGTTGATGATTAAACATATGCTCATACTTTACTTGACTTTATGATCATCCATGTATTTGTTTGGGTATTTGTCTACCAAGATACCATGTTTAGCTTTGACTTGCCTTGTTAATCAATATCATCACCTATACTTGACATGTTCATACTTGTCCATGAGATTACCATGATACACATACACATGTTCATAAGTTCATACACATCTATATATCCATACATACTTGCTATGATCTTGATGCTTGACTTTGTTAAGGCATGTCTTCTATTTTTACTCATGATATTTATATGTTTGAATTTACTTGTGAATATATTGATACCTTTGTTTAATTAACACTTGTTTATCTTTTAGCCATATAGATGTTTCTTCTATGGTTTCTCCTTTAGCATTACCATATCCATATAATAGATTGACTTTGTTTACACTTAACATACTTGACTTTGTTTATGGTACATATGTCATATCTCACACATATTACTCGAGATACTTTATCCTTGATGCTTGCTTGAGATGCATATGTGCTTGCTTGATTCCTCATTGATATTGCTTGTGTCAccaatccaaaggaatgagataGTATTGACTAAAATTATCAAGGTACTCACCTCTTTTCCTTTATTTACTCTtgctttgtatttttaaaaattagcACATAAACCCTTGATTTGCATTTCTAAAGCTTATCCCTTTCTAACCCTTGCTTTCCACTTCTAAAGCTTAGTCTCTTTTAACCCTTGCTTTGCATTTCTAAAGCTTAGCCCATTTCAAACATGCTTTGTATTTCTAAAACTCAGTATTTTAAAATCCCTTGTTTTGCATTTCTAAAGCTTAGCCTCTTTTAAAAACTTGCTCTGTATTTTTAAAGCTTATCAATTCAAAAATGGTTTATAAAACGTAGCACTCAAAAATATTTTGCCACTTTggccttttttcttttcttttaagggGAAATACAAATGccctgacttccctattgcacaaaAAGGGTATGAAGGCATAAGATGAGATGTCTTGCCGAACATAATAAAACTCTTTTCTCACCACTCCACTCTTTTCACaaacaagtataataacaataaactttaatatacatatttcaaagaggttcctgtaTATTACTATAGATACATAGGGTGCTAATactttccctttgtataaccaacctccgaacctaagatctctgtttattttattagttttgatttaaaaacttctttgggttttatttcgttcttttcccatttcccttggaaacaataaagtgtggtgacgactttcactaaaatacgagttaagtcaatcaatggcttaGTCTTAATTTTTCATCGCTACAAAACCCAAACAAACCTTCTCACACTGATTTCATACCCAAGATGGAGAAGCTAAACCAAATAAGAATGATAAAAgataaaggttgaagatgaagtctcAAATCTAAAACTCAAAATGATATCTGAAAGTTTGAGAGAAAAGTGTGTTGTATGTGCTATGATTCTTAAATCATATGTATGTTTTGAGGGAGATTGAGAAAATGATTTATATATGTGTTGGCAATAATTTgcaaaaataagagaaattatccatttgattcgagtcaatagtaaatgatatggttagagtcgagTGAGTGAATAATTTGAATCAAGGATTAAAAACCCATAAAACTGCATCTTTCATTCAAATTAGACAAATCCATGATGCAAGTCTTTGATTAAAGTCAGACAAATTCATGATTCAAATTAGaaatacataatcaaaataaaaaatccatatgCAATTTTTTATTCGAGTCATGCTATTATGTGTTTTGAATGAAGACCTATATAATTCTGGTCAAGCTTTTGTATGAATCGAATCAGAAATACATAAGTAAAATCctattttcatattcaatttttgtTTCGAGTCTTTCTATTTTTCAATTCGAATAAAAGATACATAATTAGTTTTAGATTTTCATATTCAAGTTTTTATTCGAGTTAGCCAATTCTCTAATTTGAATCATACTTTAAAATGTTCAAATTTTAAGATAAAATAAATGCTTATATGAATCGAGACAATATGATTTTAATTATACTTTCATGCGTTTCTTGATATAAACCTCTGACTATTTGACTAGAGCGGTATTGTGTTGGCTTTAAGCAAATAGTTCAATTTATGCATGCGTAAAAAAATGGTTTAACACTTACCCTTAGAATGCATAACTGCTTGAGGAGACTTAATTAGCACAAAGAAACCAAAATACTAAGTTAACAAGTAACAAAACACAAATCACGATAAGTCCTATGAGACAGAACAACTTCAAATTTTactatttgtaatttttttcgtAGATTTTTTCATTACAATTTGGTACTCAGTGTTGGtttaattataattaagaaataatgtattttctataaaaaaattgtatttaaggtGAGTAAAGTAACTCTCTTCAATATAAATACTCGTATATCCCTACCATTACCTAGCACAACAACCTtacaaatttcaatttcaaacctaTTTCAGAGTTTAGTTACTAGCTTACTGGTAGCGATACACACGACGCAAAAGAAGAGTCGTTAGTCATCATCTAAACTTGTTACTAAGTGGCTCGCTCTTACTCAACGACGTGACTGATCTATTTCATTTTGTCAAAACAACGAAAAGGAAGAGAATTTTCTCGAGCTTATCCATCGCCGATTTTTCCCATCTTTGTATGCATGACCAATTTGATTTTTCATTGAATTATTTACtgcaatttttgaaatattttccaTCTACGTCTGTATTTCATATATTTATTAATCCTTTTTTTACAGTGATCGTTGTTCGAACATCAAAGGGATCTGAATTTACTGCTAAATAATTCGCAAAGGAGAAATCTAGGGGAAGATCTGATTCCAAAATTGACGGTATGTTTTCAACTCAGTTGTAATTTTGGCCATGGTCTCTTTTTAATTATCGATCGATAATTACGCGTTTGAATTGCATACAATTACAGATCATTgtgtagttgtgatatgtattGTTGGATCAAGATCAGACGATGCAGAAAACacacatgttttattattttttaaaatctaagGTATTGGGCTTAAAATATTGATCGTCCGATTTTAATCCAACGACCATCGATGTTTTGACAAGATGGATAACCATATCCAAATCGATCCAAAGAAAACCACACAAATCGatctaaaatttataaatttcacAAATTGaaaattattgaatttgaaaaccaCTTGAATCGAATTTcatattcatttttcaaaatcaaattgaaagaaaatttcatatatttttaatatttatttataaatacggGATATTacattattatatattttcttgATTTACTTTTAATAATACTTAttgatttaataatttatattttttttaccattttatatattttaaaataaacaatgTTATTCCATACTGTTAATTTtttgttaaataatttttttgctAAAATTTAACACTTGTTCAAAATTATGTTAAAGAAAGATTTGCAATTGTAATTTGGATTAACCAAAAATGGATCCAAATGAAATTGTATTTGATTagatcaaatcaatttttttaaatgaatgatCTAAATAAAATTGAACACAtgtgattttaatttttatatgaaaTGATTTGGTTGCCATGTCCAAGTAGCACAACAAAGACGACATGATTTGTGACTGAGCCCAATCTAAGTTCGATAGTTATAATATTTCCTATTGGGCACATTGTTCGGATCTTCTTAATTGAAAAGTTGGAAGCTACATTAATTTTTCTTAGATTTTCTTTTTGCTTGATCATTTATTTTAGATTTGACCATTTTTTACTTTGTCGGGtcattcaattaattaaaaaaaaaaccaaaagctTCTAGCTTTTTATTCTTCAAAttctttttataataaatatatatttttagtcaATTTAAGGTTTATGATTTTTGTAAGTgtaattttacaaaaaaatttatttaatttaatttagtctttattttattctaacaaggtctaaaaagtaaaatattttcCCTGTTTTCTGTAAAAGTAAAgactaaaattaaataaaattatttaagagCTAAATTAAAAAAAGtcttaattttataaagaaaattttaaaaaatcctttattatatattttttaattttaaatatttttccaataaaaactttttaattaaatattttactaACACATGTTCTAGTAAGATTGAAAagtattttgattaaaaaaaaatcgaaaCGTATTTAACTCTAAATTTTTGAGCCACTTGAAAAGAGAACAAGTAACCTTCTTTAGTATTTCTTGACTGCCATAACAGTTTTTCTTAATCTAAAAGGTGGATTTTTTTTgtagaataattattttttctaataGTATCTATCGATATTTATCTATCTATACTATATAATATAACAATGtctctaatattattttataataatatgggtattttattatttatagtgTTATAGTATTTACATTATTTATATATCTATTTATCTCACGACTACCACGGAATTGGAGCCTCTGCAGCAATGCAGCTCCAACTTTGTGAGTGTTAAGAGAGAGAAATTGAAAAAAGAATGTAGTaaaaatgagagagaaaaaatgaTGAGAGAGAGACAAAAAGAGAGCATGAGAGAGAGCAGTAGAGAGAGGGTAGCCGGTGATCCAAATTCCGACTACCACTACCTATTCATCTACATATTACCACTACCATTAactcattatttttaaaatatctactgtcaattttttaaaataaatattagaatataattttatatttatatatagtataatttgaaataaaaaaatactttcttttctataatttcaatattatattcaatttttcatttaagcaataattgatttattatatggaGGAGAATGAATGTAATGTCTTAAGTTTGGATGTTCAAGTAGTTTGAGGGTATTGGGTGTGTAACTGTGTTGAAAAGTATATTTtcggcaaatatttttatatcgtatcctcagagattgggtgatattaccgccgttctatagttgtgatCATTTTAAGTTGATAAGAAAAaatgagtttggtttgtgtttggaatttatcttgaattttagaaacaaactaagatagtaaaataagattttctcaaataaaaatgCTTTGCCAAGATTAGTGTTCACTATTCCAAACTCATGCATTCCCTCAAACCATGTATATGAATTCTCATCTCATGAATACAATCTAGTATTGCCTCAATAAGACTTATGTCTAAGTAATATTGTAACAATTGTTAAATAACACTTTAGGCAATTTCTTCACCTAAACATAAATCTAACCATCATTATTTAGCAATACACATGGTAAACAATTCATAAGTCTATTTCTACAACTCATGCATTGTTTGAATAAATCTCTAAAACAACatttatattatctttttcaacaataatataaatcaaagataAGAGTTCAAAACAAGAGATTCATACTATATTCATTCAATGAGAGATTCACATACATGAAGGTTTAAGAGAGATACATAGAGTTATGAAGAAtagctacctctaatcttgacaaagAAATAGGGTTTAGttcctcatcaccatggttgcaGGCTTACAAAGATGATAAATTTCGTTTTTGACTTTTGCTCTCTTTTCTCTCTGTATTCTCTCTTGCAAAAactgaataattaatttaa encodes:
- the LOC131638164 gene encoding uncharacterized protein LOC131638164, giving the protein MEDQIAAEVERRLKQMVLEKKTVAQVQPAQPIQAVNCEICGGPHFAMHCVATAQQVEEINFLKQNNPYSNTYNPGWKNHPNFSWKDRQGNVPKQGAVPYQSLPPQQPYQQPQQQFQQQGPRKADWEIAIEKMMSQIAQQFANSQPQGALPSATVTNPREHQNVNVISTRSLRRSKPEEKNETEYDDVIEVDLEVRENKKVPEELEINIPFFDALEKMPMYKKFMKEVISKKKPTRGEGVVKKEKCCEISLEKRIPMKQKDPGSVAIPCTIKNRTFKKVLIDSGASVSLMPLSIFKKLDIEKIDVNYRMVDGVVVKG